In a single window of the Sphingosinicella microcystinivorans genome:
- a CDS encoding amidohydrolase, whose amino-acid sequence MKWRCALIPVLLAAAALPAQAEVLPDVDNRIENVTPRVVAWRRDIHQNPELGNQEVRTAKLVAAHLRKLGFDEVRTGIAHTGVVGVLKGKRPGGVLALRADMDALPIREATGLPFASKVVVDVNGTPTPVMHACGHDAHTAILMGAAEVLAGMRDRIAGTILFVFQPAEEGVAGEEAGARLMLKEGAFSPIRPDAIFGLHVEPGRVGEIDARPGPMLSSATGISIKLKGRQTHAGRPWEGTDLVNLAADVVKSLNTIAARQVNVFEFPNVVSIGALRAGNRGNILPGEATLDGTIRTFDLARRDDLKTRIRTTVAGLAAGYDAEADVNFEDVALVTGNDPTLLETVMPALKAAAPNGVNTDALMRGAAEDFSFFQAEVPGLYYILGATPPGIPIDKAPTNHSDRFDIDEAVLPIGVKAHVLTALAFLDSRAN is encoded by the coding sequence ATGAAATGGCGCTGCGCGTTGATTCCGGTTCTGCTCGCGGCGGCCGCGCTTCCTGCGCAGGCCGAAGTGCTGCCGGACGTCGACAATCGGATTGAAAACGTGACGCCGCGTGTCGTCGCGTGGCGGCGCGACATCCACCAGAACCCCGAGCTCGGCAACCAGGAAGTCCGCACCGCGAAGCTGGTCGCGGCGCATCTCAGGAAGCTCGGCTTCGACGAGGTGCGGACGGGCATCGCGCATACGGGTGTGGTCGGCGTGCTGAAGGGCAAGCGGCCCGGCGGCGTGCTGGCGCTGCGCGCCGACATGGACGCGCTGCCGATCCGCGAGGCGACCGGCCTGCCGTTCGCCTCGAAGGTCGTCGTCGACGTGAACGGCACGCCGACGCCGGTGATGCACGCCTGCGGGCACGACGCGCACACGGCGATCCTGATGGGCGCGGCGGAGGTGCTCGCCGGGATGCGCGACCGCATCGCGGGCACGATCCTGTTCGTGTTCCAGCCCGCCGAGGAAGGCGTCGCCGGCGAGGAGGCGGGCGCGCGGCTGATGCTGAAGGAAGGCGCGTTCTCGCCGATCAGGCCGGATGCGATCTTCGGGCTCCACGTCGAGCCGGGCCGGGTGGGCGAGATCGACGCGCGGCCGGGGCCGATGCTGTCGAGCGCGACCGGGATCTCGATCAAACTCAAGGGCAGGCAGACGCACGCGGGGCGTCCGTGGGAGGGGACCGATCTTGTCAATCTTGCCGCGGACGTCGTGAAATCGCTGAACACGATCGCGGCGCGGCAGGTGAATGTTTTCGAATTCCCGAACGTGGTTTCCATCGGCGCGCTGCGCGCCGGGAACCGGGGCAACATCCTGCCCGGCGAGGCGACGCTGGACGGCACCATCCGCACGTTCGACCTTGCCCGCCGCGATGACCTGAAGACCCGCATCCGCACGACCGTGGCGGGACTCGCCGCGGGCTACGACGCGGAGGCTGATGTCAACTTCGAGGACGTGGCGCTCGTCACCGGCAACGACCCCACGCTTCTGGAAACCGTGATGCCGGCGCTGAAGGCCGCGGCGCCGAACGGCGTCAACACCGATGCGCTGATGCGCGGCGCGGCGGAGGACTTCTCGTTCTTCCAGGCCGAGGTGCCGGGGCTCTACTACATCCTCGGCGCGACGCCGCCCGGCATCCCGATCGACAAGGCGCCGACCAACCATTCGGACCGCTTCGACATCGACGAGGCCGTGCTGCCGATCGGCGTGAAGGCACACGTGCTGACGGCGCTCGCGTTCCTCGATTCCCGCGCCAACTAA